tggcaacagAGTCATATCGCATCTAGTCCCATTCAAACCCAGACGGCAGGGCACACACCACTCAGGCACAACCCCTGGGCCGCGGATGACACAAACGTCACGGCTAGGATCCCCTTTCCTGAGCCGCCAGCCCTCTCCCAGCGCCCGAGCCAGCAGAGTCCACGCCCACCCCCGCGCCCACCCCGCGGCCCCGGCGCGCTCCCGAGGCCCCGGCTACTCTGGTCCAGCAGGCTTCACAGCTACGGAAGGAGTTTTAAGAAGGCCGTTCAGCCCGCCACCCTGGCCACGGTCCCGTCAGACACTGGGTCTTTCCCCTACCTTCTCCCTTCTAGCTCACCCAGGCCAGGGGCGAGAATTCCCGCCATCCACGTCTTCAAAACCAAGCCAACCGGTCCCGGCGTGCTTTGCGATCCTGCCGTACAAAAACATGGCGGCGCTCAGGGCCCCGCCCTGATCCCAGGATGCACCGGGGAGTAGGTCCGGCCTTTCGGGTGGTGAGGAAGATGGCGGCCTCTGGGGCGGAGCCGCAGGTCCTGGTACAATACTTGGTGTTACGAAAGGATCTATCACAAGCTCCGTTCTCCTGGCCGGCGGGCGCACTGGTGGCGCAGGCTTGTCACGCGGCCACCGCGGCCTTGCACACTCACCGCGACCACCCGCACACCACCGCTTACCTCCAAGAGCTGGGGCGCATGCGCAAAGTGGTCCTTGAGGTGAGGCACTCGGGCGGAGGGGGAGGTGCTGAGACGTCGAGGGCGGAAGTGGGTGTGATCTTCGGTCCGAAGGCCTAGCTGCGGGGAGTGGGTGCGGCGGGGGTTGGGATGATCGTTAACATTTAGACTGGAGCTATTTCCCTGGAGGTGCGCCGTTGGGGAGGGCCTGACTGTGTGAAGAGTGGAGAGCAGTCGTCCGCCCCCTTCTGGGCTCGCGGTGAAGTGGTGCCGCCTGTGTCCCCGCCGTTCCGCCTGTGCACTGGCCGACCTTTTAAAGCCATGCCCCAAAGTGCTGTCCTCCAGCAAAACCGAGCCCGAGGGGACAGAGCGAGCTCCTTCTCGCCGTGGGGACAGTGCAAAGTGAAGTCAAACTGAGTATTTACCTGGGTAGGACGccaaagtatttgaaaataaacactAAAAGCCTTATTTGAACCTAGCTTCAGATAGACCAGTCACCAGGGGTGTAAATCggtgcacctttttttttttttttttttttttttttgagacggagtctcgctctgccgcccaggctggagtgcagtggccggatctcagctcactgcaggctccgcctcccgggttcacgcaattctcctgcctcagcctccccagtagctgggactacaggcgcccgccacctcgcccggctagttttttgtattttttagtagagacggggtttcaccgtgtcagccaggatggtctcgatctcctgaccttgtgatccgccctcctgggcctcccaaagtgctgggattacaggcttgagccaccgcgcccggcctgtgcacCTTTTAAAATAGCAGTCAAGTTCTGTTTGCAGATAACCAAACAAATCTCACCCTTACCCTTTGACCTGTCTCTCCTGCTGCTAGAGATGTAgcctaagaaaataatcagatgGACCCAAAGAGCTTTGCACAGGGATATTCATGGGAGCCCTTATGTTTTTGAAGCATATTTAGTGGTCTGGAAGAGTGCTCATGATGCGAAGCTAACTGAACTATATGTACAGAATGATCCAGACTTTGAAAGGAAAAACTAAGGAAAGATATCTAAATATTAAGTAGTGCATGGTgagattttggttatttcctaatgcttctctgtatttttgaaattttctaccttaagcacatattttataataaggaAAAACGGCTTTAAAGTAATGAAGCCAGAACTCAGGTGGAGGGGTGGAGTAATACCTTCATGGAAGACTGGCAAAGACAGATTATCTTTCAAGAGAAACATTACTGCTGGATAGTGAAACATCAGGCGGTAACCTGTAGGAAAAATGCCTTGAGAATCTGAGTAGGCAGAACAGAAGCCGCTGACTTTTCACTTAGATTTTCTTCCTATTAAGAGGTCTTAAGAAATCAAGTTCAGACTCCTCTTGTCTCGGGTGAAACTCTCTGAAGCCTACAGGGATTAAGTGACTCCCCTGAGTTTAAAAGAGGGTCTCATGATTCTTAGTTGTTAATCATGACTCAAGAAGGGAACTTAGGAGTCGCTACTGATTACATTGAGGTGCTGCTGTAGTCAGAAGGGCCAATAAAATATAAGACAATACCAGGATTAACTAcgtttattgagtgcttagtatgtgccaggcacaggtcTGAGCCTAATTTCATTGATCCCCACTAGGAAGCATTTTATAAAGGGACGAAGAGGCCAGCGAAGTCGCCTAACTTGTCCACGATCACGCAGTCAGCAAGAGTTTGGAGTCCGGTAGTCTGATTCCAGAGACTCACTGTATCTCACTGTACTATGCCTCTGCCCGAGGCTGAAGAAGCTGATGAGTCCTCCAGCAGAGCTCTGCCGGAAGGACTTAACAGGTTAAAAGTAGCAATACTGTCATTCTCTAATTTGTTAAAACCAGCCTCTGATTATCTTAGTGGCTTCTGCCTTCATAGGTAAAAGATAAACTTTATGCAAactaacatgaaaataataattttctgagTGATAGTTTTAATACTTCCTGGAATGGGATTCATCATGGGTGAATTGGCAGTAAGGATGACCCAGAAACGATTTCAGAAGGATGTTAGAGAATATTGTACTCTCCTTTTAATAAACAAGTGGGAGCTATCCCAGCAGAAGGAAAACCCCTTTAGGTTTCAGTAGGGTAGagtgggaggggtggagggaagtGGAAGTGAATGTGCTTTTAGAAATCCTTCCActaggggctgggcgcggtggctcacgcctgtgatcccagcactttgggaggcctaggcgggtgatcacttgaggtcaggagttccagaccagcccgggcaacacggtgaaaccgcgtctctactaaaaatacaaaaattagccaggtgtggtggtgtacgcctgtaatcccagctactcgggaggctgagacaggagaatcacttgaacttgggaggcagaggctgcagtgagccgagatcatgcccctacactctggcctgggtgacagagcaagactctgtttcaaaagaaaaaaaaacttccactAGGCAGTGGTTAAAGTCAGAGGCATTTAAAATTATGGGCACCAGCCATAGGAGAGCTGGAAAACGTGTAGAGCAGAATTACACATTACACATGTGGATGTTGGGCACACGACATCTCACGAGGGAAGATAGAAATCTCCATTGTCTAAACAGGACTAGGaggcctctctcccctccccagtgcACCAAGGAATGACATCGTTGCTCTGCAGCTCCCTCCTTGGTAAAGCTGTCACTCCACTTTCAGTGAAGAGGACTCCCGAAACCCTTTTTGGCCTTTTGACACTTCCTAAGTGGGCTATTCAGTTTATGTTCTATGTTCTTCTCCTTTAGGCCCCAAATGAGACCACCCTAAAGGAGCTGGCCGAGACCCTGCAACAGAAGAACATTGACCACATGCTGTGGCTTGAGCAACCAGAGAATATCGCCACTTGCATTGCTCTCCGGCCCTACCCCAAGGAAGAAGTGGGCCAGTATTTGAAGAAGTTCCGATTGTTCAAATGACTGCTGCTTTGATGTGTTTGAATACCAGCTGGATCCAGAATCAGCAGGCCACCCATTCCAGAGCATCATGTGCTTGCAGTGTCAGCTTGCTCCCGTCTTTCAGTTGTGACAGTTTCTTGAGGGTTCAGCGCATGTTCCTATTAAAGTTGTCATTAACAACTACTTCCTCTTATCAATAAGTGCAACTGTGGAAGGTGCGCGGGCAGTGTTGTCTGGCGATCATTGCTCAAATAGAAGATTGGGTTAGACTCTCCTATGGGGGTCAAGGAAACTCCCTTCCAGTCACCCAGGTTTGAAACTTTGctttttgccgggcgcggtggctcaagcctgtaatcccagcactttgggaggccgagatgggcggatcacgaggtcaggagatcgagaccatcctggctaacacggtgaaaccccgtctctactaaaaaatacaaaaaactagccgggcgaggtggcgggcgcttgtagtcccagctactcgggaggctgaggcaggagaatggcgtgaacccgggaggcggagcttgcagtgagctgaggtccggccactgcactccatcctgggtgacagagcgagactccgtctcaaaaaaaaaaaaaaaaaaaaaaactttgcttttGAATTCCTTCTTATTCACACCCAGTTATCATATTTCACTGAATCTAAGACAACATCAACTTTAAGATAtggtaatattttatgtattgttaaaaaaaaatgctggctggccgggcgcggtggctcaagcctgtaatcccagcactttgggaggccgagacaggcggatcacgaggtcaggagatcgagaccatcctggctaacccggtgaaaccccatctctactaaaaaaatacaaaaaaaaaaactagccgggcgaggaggcgggcgcctgtagtcccagctactccggaggctgaggcaggagaatggcgtgaacccgggaggtggagcttgcagtgagctgagatccggccactgcactccagcctgggcgacagagcaagactccgtctcaaaaaaaaaaaaaaaaaaaaaaaaaaatgctggcaaataaattaaaacatttgtatttcaataacaaagatgttaaaatttggccagtgtggtggctcacgtctgctaATTCCAGGGttttgggagccaaggtgggaggagcgcttgagcccatgagttcaaggttacagtcagttctaatcatgccactgcactccagcctgggcaacagagtgaggcactGTCTCTGTAATGATAATAAAACGTTAAAATtcgtgtgtgtctatatatatgtacatacatacggATTTATTAGATTTGATGAAATCTGTCAAGTACTACAActgttttcttgtcattttaGTGCTGCTGCCCTGTGTCAGCCTCTCATTTTGCTCACTGGCATGTCCCACGGTCTGTTCACCTCCAGTGTGATGCTTCAATCCAGCAGCCGCTCTGCCACCAGATAGGATGACTGAACACCTACCTGTGTAGTCTAGGCTCCTCCCTGCCTATggagtaatcccagcactccttAGCTGAGACTTCAGGCCCTCCTCATGTGTATTTCCTacccatcttttttgttttttggagatggagtctctctctgtcgcccaggctggagtgtggtggcgccatctctgctcactgcaacctctgcctcctgggttcaagccattctcctgcctcagcctcccaagtagctgggactacaggcatatgctaccacagctggctaatttttgtgtttttttagtaaagatgggggtttcaccatgttggccaagctggtctccaactcctgacctcaggtgatccgccagtctcggcctcccaaagtgctgggattacaggcgtgagccatcgcacccggcctcctAGCTATCTTTTTAGTTGAATCTTCTATTCCCTTATTCAAACTTGATGTTTCCACAGAGTCCCTCTAGTTGCTGTTCTCCAGTCTCTGTCATGAGAGTTGAATGTTCTtactcctcccctccctttcctgcaCCTGGACTTTACTTCCACTATTTCCAGCTCAAGTGCTATCACTGCCAAAAATTCTTACCCAGCCAAAAATGATAGTTCCTTCTCTGAACATCTGTAACACTCTGCACAATGGTTACAGTATTTCTATAAACATTCGGACACACCTACAGAAACGCTTAGACATCTGTGAAGCGCAGTTGATGAGGGATAATTTGTTCAACAGATATCTATTGTTTGTCTACGTGGCAGGCTGTGCATAAAACAGTTTTGCCCTCAGGTAGCTAAGAATCTATATGGGTAACATCCGTCCCCCTTAGATAAGGTGGTACTAAGATCCCAGATAAGAGTTCCCTTTatgggcccagtgcagtggctcacgcctgtaatcccagcatttgggagactgaggcgggtgcatcacctgaggtcaggagttggagaccagccttgccaacatggtgaaaccctgtctctcctaaaaaaagaaaaaagaaaaaagctgggcgtggtgacaggcgcctgtaatcccagctactctggaggctgaggcaggagaatcacttgaacccgggaggcagaggttgcagtgagccgagatcgtgccattgcactccagtctgggtgacaagagcaaaactccatctcaaaaaaaaaaaagaaggggaggtAAGAGGAGGTGAGAAGTGTCCTTTCCAGAAGCttgaaagggaggagagagaggataatGGTTGAAGAGGGGCTGGAAAGATCAATGTTGTGTTCCCTAGTGGGGATTTTCTTAGATCTTGAGCAGGTTGatgggtggggaggagaaagagggtaAGGAGGAGAAAGTAAGGAGAGGagagattaagagattaaagttcCAAAATAGAATAACTGATGAAGTCCAGAGAAAACAGGAAGAGATGGGGTCAAAGGTACCGGGAAGAGCTGGCCTTGAACTGAGAGAGGGGAACCTTCTTTTCTGAGACTGGAGGAAAGGCAGATGGTGAAGATAAAGATGTACGTATGTTTCATAGACTGTAGGAGAAAGAAGGTTGAAGTTGACCATACCTGCTGACTTTTTTCTATTAAGTAGGAGGTATAtacattatcctcagcaaactaaagcaggaacagaaaaccaaataccgcatattctcacttaaaagtgggagctaaatgatgagaacacatggacacaggcaggggaacaacacacacgggGACTgattggagggtgggaggagggagtggatcaggaaaataatgaatgggttctaggcttaatacctgggtgatcaAATTTGTACCACAAACCCCCACGACACAAGTTAACCTAtaaaacaaatctgcacatgctgcacaggtacccctgaacttaaaagtttaaaaaagtagGAGGCATAGGATCTTTCATAACACTGAACGAACTCATTGAGCACTAAGATAGCACAACAGTGGGCAGGAGCCCAGGCTTTGCTGTCAAACTGCTTGAGTCCAAATCTGGGTCTCATACTTTCAAGCTCTGTGGACTTGGGCAGTCACTCCATTTCCCTGAGAGCCAGTTCCCTTATTCGTAAAGCAGGGATTTAAATGTGTTTGGAAGTACAAACTCCTTAGAGCAGTGCCTGCGACTTCGTGCTAGGCCCTAAACTTGGGAAGATGCAGATGGCACAGCCCTCAGAGCTGCTCTCCAAGAGCTCTCCATGAAGGAGGCCATTGTCTACCCCTTTCTGTTAGGGAGTGATGCCATCCAGGAATCCAGCACCATTTCCATTCAAGCCCATTAGGAAAATGTTTCTAAAGGAtactgcatcttaaaaaaaaattaagttctgaATTCTTCAGTAAGGCATAGTATAAAGCTAGagaggccaagtgcggtggctcacgcctgtaatcccagcactttaggaggccgaggtgggcggatctcaaggtcaggagatcgagaccagcctggccaacatagtgataccctgtcttctagtaaaactacaaaaaaaactcCGGGCGCggtgactgacgcctgtaatcccagcactttgggaggccgaggcgggcggatcacctgaggttgggagttcgagaccaccctgaccaacatggagaaatcccatctctactaaaaatacaaaattagctgggtggtgtggtggcctgtaatcccagctgctcgggaggctgaggcaggagaattgcttgaacccaggaggcggagattgtggtgagctggagatcgcgtcattgcactccagcctgggcaacaagagcgaaattccatctcaaaaaaaaaaaaaaaaaaaattagccaggcatggtggcacgtgcctgtagtcccagctacttgggaggctaaggcagtagaatcgcttgaactcgggaggtggaggttgcagtgagccgacatcgtgccactgtactccagcttgggcaacagagtgagactttgcctgggggaaataaaaaagttagacAGAAATGAGACACAGCTGGGAGACAGCAGATTTAGGCAAATCCCTAAAGCAGAGATCTGAGCACAAATAGCCTAAGCGTCTACCCCAGATGGGGAAGAACATGAACGCATGTGCTGGCGCTGAGGGAGAGCAAGACAGCAGCAGGGAAGCATTCGATTTTCTTACTGGTATCAGCTTAAGACTATGATCATTTGAACTAGATCAGCGGCTCTCAAAGCGGTGGTCTGATCCCTAGATCAGTACCACTTGGGTACTTGTTAGAAAAGCGAATtatcaggccccaccccagacccactgaagTGGAGGCTCTAGTGCTACCTAGAAACAGCCTGGGCCCTGGAGACAGCCAGCCTAAAAGGGGAACAACAAATGTGTGTGGTTTAGAATCAACACATTATGAGAGGGTAAAGTGCTCACAGGAAGGAGTCAAATAGCAGAAATCTGGCACCAAGGGCACTGTATCTGGCCATGCACACTAAGGTTACAGAAAATTATGATTTCTCCAACAGGGCAAAGATTGTGCTGCAAGCCCTAGAATAGATGCTACATCCTTGAAAAGAATCTCTTAGGCTTTGATGCTTTgataggtttctttttttctctccttttttttttttttttttgaaacagagttttgctcttgttgcccaggctggagtgcagtggagcaatcctggctcactgcaacctatgccttctgggttcacgccattctcctgcctcagcctccagagtagctgggattacaggtgcccaccaccacacccagctaattttttgtatttgtagtagagaggTGGTTTTATCTGTCacgcgcgtccgtgtgaagagaccaccaaacaggctttgtgtgagcaataaagctttttaatcacctgggtgcaggcggactgagtccgaaaaaggagtcagcaaaagGAGATAGGGATGGGACAGTTTTATAGgattgggtaggtagtggaaaattacagttaaaggggGTTTTTCTCTTGCAGGCgggggcaggggtcacaaggtgctcagtggggagcTTCTGAGACTCATTGTTcaggagaaggaatgtcacaGGTCAATtcatcagttagggtggggcaggaacaaatcacaacggtggaatgtcatcagttaaggcaggagcTATGTTCACTTCTgttgtggttcttcagttgcttcaggacatctggatgtatatgtgcaggcttgggctcagaggcctgacatcatcatgttggccaggtgacttctgacctcaggtgatcacccgcctcagtctcccacaggctgggattacaggtgtgagcaactgcgcctggcCGGTAGGTTTCTTATATGTGAAAAACATTGTATAATTAACAAAGTGCTCCCATATGAATCAATCCTAACAATGTTTGTGATGCAGGCCATCTAGTCTCAGAGTTTACAGATTCAGAAAGGCTTTGACTTGCCAAGATCAAAGACAATGGCAGCACTGGGATTGAAAACCAGGTCTTTTGTcagttcagtttttctttttttatatttttttagaaagagtctcattctgtcgcccaggctggagtgcagtggcacaatctcggctcactgcaacctccgcctcctgggtccaattgattctcctgcctcagcctcccgagtagctgggattacaggcatgcaccaccatgcctggctaatttttgtatttttagtagagacggggtttcgccatgttggccaggctggtctcagactcctgacctcaaatgatccacccaccttgttctccctcccaaaacgctgggattacaggcgtgagccactgcactcagcagtttttctaatatctttttttttttttttttgagacggagtcttgctctgtcgcccaggctggagtgcagtggccggatctcagctcactgcaagctccgcctcccgggttcacgccattctcctgcctcagcctcccgagtagctgggactacaggcgcccaccacctcgtccggctagtttttttttgtatttttttggtagagacagggttttgccgtgttagccaggctggtctcgatctcctgacctcgtgatccgcccatctcggcctcccaaagtgctgggattacaggcttgagccaccgcgcccggccagtttttctAATATCTTGTAGTTGGTTACCAGTTTGGTTTTCCAGCCATCTAGATACTGGAGGGTAGTTTGTAAAGGGGTCACGAGTAGTTCAAGTGCTGAAAAGCTGTATCTTCCATTTGTAATTGGTTGACATTGTGGATTATAAATCAGCCTCCTGTGACTATAAGTTTTGTGACTCAACACCCTAGAGCCCAATTATCACTGGATGAGCTAACAAAGTTGAGTTTCTGAACTTATAAAGCTGAGGGTCAAAGCCTAGGTCACCGCTTCTCATGGCGCTGGCAGAGCGCAGAGGGCTCCCCTCCAGGGACAGGTTAAGAATTGCCTGTTATATTGTTTAATCAACGCAGAACTTTCCCACAGGTTCTGAGATGCTGTCCTAAGGGTGTGAATTCCTTTTTGCTTCCTGGTTGAGAATCTTGGCAGTAGTGAGCCATCTAACCGACTGGGAAGGTGTTAGTGTGGAAAgatggttgagaaccactgccctcaGCTATGACTGCCTGACAGGTTTAAGCTGTCCTCTGAGGGCAAGTTTAACACGGCACCAGCTTTTGTCCTTCTTTAACATCCAGATATGGTGGGTGTTGACTGCTGGCCTAAGGCTGGATTTTAGCTgaggggatttctttttttttttttttgagacagagtctccctctgttgcccaggctggcgtgcgatggcgcaatctcagttcactgcagcctctgcctcccaggttcaagcagttctgcctcagcctcccaagtagctgggactacaggcgcacactgccacgcccggctaatttttgtattttcagtaaagacgcggtttcaccatgttggccagaatgttcttgatctcctgacctcgtgacccgcccacctcggcctcccaaagtgctgggattacaggcatgagccaccgcacccagccaactgaGGGGATTTTTAAGGGTCAAATAAGTGGCACCCAAGGTCTGATCCTAGGTTCTTGAGAAATGAGACAAAAAgcagataaacaaaatatcacttttattatCAATTGGTTAGAAGATATCGCATTATGTGATGGCCTAAATAGGATTGCTAGTTCCCTATCTTAAGGAAAAGTGTGAGTATACAGAGCAGATACTTCACCAAAGTTGATGCTTCCTAGTAGTCATGTGGAGAAGTAAGAATGAATTCCCCACATTCTATCAAATGTTGATAGATTGGTTCCACTCAACTGACAGATGTGGACCAAAGGCAATCACCCACCAACTAGGTTATTCTTTTAACCTCCATGAGGAGGAAGAGTAAGGTAGAACAATAGAATAGGAGCATTACGtcaatagaaaggaagaaaacactggTTGAGGATGAAACATTCTACCTCTGCCCCAACACTGGACATAAGCAACAAGAAGTACTCATGATAAAAGTGGAAGATTAATCTGGCAACAGTGTTATTTCCTGGGAATGGGAAGGAAGGCTGCGACATCAGTCAGGAGACTGTTTGAAATACTCAAGACACAAGACTGTCATGATGTGGCTACAGGTACAGAAACTGAACCATAGGAAATATGCTGTTACTTCTGTGTGATACAAATGGAAAGAGCAAGGCAGAAGACTTGACTTCTGGGACTTGACAATCCCAGAAGACTTGATGTTAGGGTTCAACTCTGCAACATAATGGCTAAGCAAtttagcttcagtttcctcacctgtgaataCGATTTAGCAGGATTGTGAAGACTAATTTAAACCATACCCTATAAAAGCACTATATAACAATCACCACAATTTAGTCTCTTTTAATGCAATCTtcatacttatttctttttctcatcttatTGCATTGGCCAGGACTTCTAGTGCAATAATAGCAGTTTAGCAGGTGTCTTTGACTCGCAATGGACTTTAGTGAGAATGCTCTGAGACCTTCACTGTTAGGTATGTTATTTGTTGAGAGTTTTGACAAATACTCTATTAGATTAAAGGGTTTACCTTCTGCTGCTGGttggctaaaattttttttcaattcataAATGGATGTTCTAAATACCTTTCCTGCATTTACTGACATGATCATATGTGGTTGTTCTCTGCTGTTACTGTGGTGAATTGTACTCTTAGACTTCAAATATTGAACCATCTTTGTTCCTGTGATAAACTCTACTCGGCATGATTATTTAACATGAGAGAGATGGTTAAGAGACCTGGTTTCCAGTCATCTTTTAGTCTTTAAAAACCATGACCTTGGCC
This DNA window, taken from Macaca thibetana thibetana isolate TM-01 chromosome 13, ASM2454274v1, whole genome shotgun sequence, encodes the following:
- the PTRHD1 gene encoding putative peptidyl-tRNA hydrolase PTRHD1 isoform X1; translated protein: MAASGAEPQVLVQYLVLRKDLSQAPFSWPAGALVAQACHAATAALHTHRDHPHTTAYLQELGRMRKVVLEAPNETTLKELAETLQQKNIDHMLWLEQPENIATCIALRPYPKEEVGQYLKKFRLFK
- the PTRHD1 gene encoding putative peptidyl-tRNA hydrolase PTRHD1 isoform X2 produces the protein MHRGVGPAFRVVRKMAASGAEPQVLVQYLVLRKDLSQAPFSWPAGALVAQACHAATAALHTHRDHPHTTAYLQELGRMRKVVLEAPNETTLKELAETLQQKNIDHMLWLEQPENIATCIALRPYPKEEVGQYLKKFRLFK